Genomic segment of Sodaliphilus pleomorphus:
GTTGCTCTGTTTTCTTGACAAGGGCGTCTTCAAAGTAAATGGGGCGGGGTAGCATATAAGTCAATGTGAGTGTCTCGATTACATTAAGTCGATCAATAGGTTTGCCGAAATAATGAAAAGAAGCATCTCCAAATCCGTATATGCCCTTGCCCATTTCAGCCATATTTAAGTATATTTCTAAGATGTCATGCTTGGAGAGGTGAAAATGGTTTTCGGCAATGAGCGACATTGCGATTTCTTTGATTTTTCTATTTATGTCTTTTTCCCCCGACAAGAAAGCATTGCGCATCAATTGTTGGGTGAGGGTACTTCCGCCCCCATGAGGCAATTGTGCCGATATGATGGATTTTACAATCAATCCCATTGCATAAGGGCATACTCCCTTATGAAGATAAAAGGCTGGGTCTTCTGTACAAATAACAATTGACCTTATAAGCTGAGGAAAATCATCATACTGAATATAGTTGCTACTGAGATGACTCTTTGATTTCAAAGCCTCGATTATCCAGTTTTTTATTTTTTGTCCCGCATTTGGGCTTGGTGATTTTGGCTTAAAGCCGTTTACGATATAATTGAGCCGGGGAATTGCTACGTTTGCCTCGTTATTGAAATAGGCGAGAATGGCAATCCCGCTTTGAATGCTTTGCGATATGCTTTCTCTACAAAAAAACTCTTGTGGCAAAAGATTGATAATGTTTACTGTAGATGCAGTTGCCTTAAAGAATATTTCTTCTTTGTCGCGTTGGATAAACAATGCGCCTATGTCAGGCAAAGATATTGTTAGCTGGAAATTTTGTGTGTTCTTGTATTTGATTTTTATTGTAGCATTGTCCAACGCAAGAAGGCGTCGGTTGTCTTCCTGCACTGTAGCATTTGAAACCGAGAATTTTACAATAGCTTTTCTTGAGAAAAGAGCAAAATACAAGTTCTTTACATTGATGATGTGTGCTTTTATTTCAATGCTTTTCACCGTAATTGCAATATCGCGCAATGTTGTGATGGAACTGCCTGTAATGCATAGACGAGCCCCACGTTGGCTGAAGAATATAGATAATAATTTATTATATATATAATTGGTTATTCTCATCGTTTGCAATTTATGGTTTTTGACAACTCGGTCTTTGAGGCCAGTGCAAGCAGTGGTGAGTTGAAATTGCTGTTTTCTCCCCTTGGATGTGTGAGATGAAATAGAGGTGTATTACTCCGGAAAATTTTCTCTTGGGCATTGTAAAATCTGATGTACCTGTCAAAATCATCATCGCCCCACCCATAATAATTCTCATTTTCATCTCCAAGAAGCCTAAAGGTCTCTCTGTTCATTAAGACAGCACCTCCAGTTAGTCGATGCGGTTGCAGCTTTGGCATGAGTTGGCTGTGATTTTTTAGCGTCATGAAATCATAGTCTCTCATGTAGATGTCGGCAATTACCCTTGAAGTGTCAAGGCACACCCCATTGTAGGGGAGTGCCATTGCAGCGTTACCCGTCGTTAGTTCTCTCATGCATTCTTCGACCGACTCGGGATAAGCGATCACATCGCAATCCCAAATTCCTACATAAGGCGTTGTAATGCAGGTGAGCATCTGGTTGAAGTGTAGCGTCTTGTGTAATATGCTATCGGTGTCTTCTACAAACTCATAATTTACTACATATTGCAACATGCGTTCGACGACGTGATGGTTCACTCTGTCGGCTTCTCTCACGTGTATTTCAATTCCATCAAAGGGCAGTAGCGATGCTACCACTGCTTTAAGATTGTAGAGACGCCTGATCGAGTCGCCCCGGTAAAGAATCAAAATTGAAAGTATGTCACTCGAAGTTTCCATGAAAGATACGGTCAGTTCTCATTAATGATTCAATTAGCATTATACCTGCCACGCCATCCCACATGCCAAGGTGATTTTTTAAATATTTTATATCGCCAAGATGATGTATTTCAAGTGAGTTGCTTATATAATTTTCGATCTCATGCGAAAAATTGCTCATCGAGTCTTTAAACTCCGGGAAGTGTCGTGACAGGTAATAGATGCCACAAGCACCTTCACCCAAATATACATTGCCATTCACGCAATCGAGGAGTGACTGCTGTGAGATGGAATGTTGTAAAATTGCAATGTGGTTTGAGATTTTTTTGTTGCCCTCAAGTAACTTGTTTAGTTGGGAAAGAGCATGCCAATACATCAATCGATTACCTGGAGAGAAAGGATAGACCTCAAGCAATACTGGCAACATAGGCTTGATTTTTTTTATCCACATGGTCTTGTTTCCTGTACACGACAGCACCATCGAGAGGGCGAATACAAAAACAGAAGTGGAATGTCGCAGAGAAAATCGGTAATCGTGGTGCGTGGTTCCTATATAGTAATCGATGATGTGCTCCGTCGATGCTGCAATATGGAACTCAAAAATCTCTCGTATTGTTCCAGACAGGTGCTTGTCGTTTCTTAATCGATGGCACAAGTAAAAAACTGCACCGTACGATGAGTCGATGTCCACATTGCTGTCACATGCAACCTTTTGGCACACCTTAGAATCAATCTCACTTAGTAGCCCACGCAGTTGCTTTTTTTGTAATTTTTGAAACAGATAGTTGAGTGCAATCCCCACCCCTGTGATGCCGCTTTCGAGTGTAATGTCGGTGCTGATGCTTTTCATGTCGAGAATGCTCTTGCCGAAAAAGTCGTCACACGACAGTTGCCTGCTTAGCAAGAGAACTATGCCCAACCCCGTATTGCCGTAAAACAAACCAGGCGGTAACCTGTATTCTTGGTAGATGTCGAGTAAAATGGATTGATTATCAATAATCTTCATTACTTTACGTTGAAAATGTTTTATGAAGACGGTCGTGTAGCAAGAAATGTGCCCTTGGACTATGGCGCGAGCCTAAGTGACGCAAGGGCATTTCTTGTGCGGAGCCAAGTCCTGCATTTGTTTTTATCGGCTCTCGGTGCGGCGGGTGTACTCGTCGGAGCTGTCGTCGCGCTCAAAACTTGTTCTCACCGTGTTGAAGGTGTAGGTGATCGACAGGCTCACGCACCGCCCGTCGTAGTCAAATCGTGAGTAACGCGTCACATTGTTGGAGTAGGTGCGTGAACTCGACGGGCTCACCGACTTGTTCAGCAGGTCGTAGCCTGCCAGTGTGACTTGCAACTTATCTTTAAAGTAGCTTGCCGAAATGCCCACGTTTGCCCCTAAGGTGTGCCCCATGCGTTGGTTGCCAAACCTGCGGGGCGACTGGTACCAGCTATTGGTGAACAGGTCGTATTTGCCTGCAATGGTGTATCTTGCATTGAGCATCAACAGCCAGTTCAGCTGGTGCTGTGTGTCGATCCCGCCCAGAAATGGATATCTGTTTCGCGACCACGTGAGGATCGATGTGGCAAACACGTTATACTTGCGTTGCCACATGCCGTAGGTCAAGTTATAGGCCACTTCATTGTATTTCCCGCCATTGCAAGGCTGTGTGAGTATGGCATTCTTCACCTTGTCGTAGGGGGTGTAGCTGTCGACCGTCTGGTTGTTGCGCCAGGTGTACTCAAGCGATGTGGTGAAGTTTTTCAACTGGCCAAATGAGAGCGAGAGGTTGTTGCTCTTGGTGTGATGCAAATTCAGGTTGCCCACATAGTAATTCAGCGAGTCGATAAACTCCACATTGGGGTTAAGCTGATAGTAGGGCGGGGCGTAGCCCGAGCGCTTATAGCTCAGCGTGAGGCTCTTGCCCTTTATGTTCCACTTGATGGCCGCCGAGGGCAGAACCATGTCATATCGCTTGCTGAATGGCTCGGCATCGTTTTCCTCGCACTTCAGGTAATAGTGGGAGTAGGCAAGTCCGCCGCTCAGGTTCACACTCTTGATGTCGTGTGAATAGTTCACATAGCTCGACAGCACATCATTGGTCACGTCGGCAAGTCGGCCCACATTGTTGGTGATGTAGTTGTTGGAATTGGAAGAGAAGGTGCCTGTATACCCGGCCGAGAGCGCCCCCTTGCCCAGTTGCTGTTGCAGTTCGGCGTAGGTCACCCATGCCTTGTAATGTACAGGATTGGAAATAATTGCTGGAGTGGCAGTGCCATTGGCCGAGAGGGTGTTGTCGAGATTGCGATGTATGTCGTTGTAGGCTACACGCATCGAGAGTGTCGTTTTCTCGGCATCGAGGTAATAGCCCATGCCCACGTTGTGGGCGCGGTTGCGTGAGCGCTCCTTGCTCATGTAGGATTGAAGCATGTAGCTGGGCAAGAGGGTCTCGATCGCAGTGTGCGTGCGCGTGTTGCCATGCTCGAAGCTGCCCGAGTACTGTGCCTGCAACCTCGACTTGGAGTTGATGTCGTAGCTCATGCCTGCAAAGACTTGCACATCGTTGCTGCGATATCGGGCGTCGTTGGTTGTGTTGTACTCCTCGGCGTGTTGCTTCGTCTCGAGGTTGTCGACGATAGTGCTCGAGGTGCTCGACGGGCGGCTGCCGCCATGGGAATACTCGGCCGAAAGTTCGCCCGACACTTTGTTGAACTTGAAGTTGGCATTCAGTGCAGTTGCTATGCCCGCATTGTGGCTGCGTTGTGTGTATCTCACATTGGGCGACAACGACACATAGTCGTGCAAGTGTTTTTTCATTTTTATCTTTATCACACTCGTGGTTCCCGGTGGGTACTCGCCTCCAGGTTCTCTTATGATTTCGATCGACGAGATGTCTTTCGACAAAATGCTGTTGAGCTCCTTCTGCGACGACAGCCTGCGGTTGTCGACATAGATGAGCGGCACTCCGCGGCCGGGTACCGTGATTGCGCCATTTATTCTCATCAGCCCCGGCGTCCATTCCAGTGTTTCCATTCCCGAGTGAAAAGTGCCCAGATATCCCTCGGCCACATTGAGATACTTGGTGCTCGTCCCTTCGGTTTTCATCGTGGTCGTTGCTCTCACCACCACTTCTTTCAGCTGCACAGTGGTGTCGCGTTGCATATACACGATGAGCAGGGTGTCGTTATGATTATAATCGAGATATACGTCTTTGTAGTTCTGGGCTTCCAGCCTCAAGCGATTGAAGGCAACATTGGGCAGTGTGAATTTCATAGTCCTGAACGACTCGCTTGCCACCGCCACAGTGTCTTGAAACAGTGTCACCTTGCTGGGCACGCTGTTCACTCCGCTGGTTCTCAACTCCACGCTCACTTGTTGGGCCTGCACGTGTTGCACGACCAGTATCAGGCACGCAGCCAGGCACGCTATCAGTCTATTGGTTGTCATATAATTTCGTAATTATGTCGTTGATTTTGTATTTCTCGGCAGGGCAAGGTCTTTCCTTGCCCTTGGATTTTGCTCTTTCGTTGGGACAACCTCCGCCACATATTGGCAAAATGTTGCAGTGACTGCACACGCGATCGTCAAAAGATAACCGCCAAAGAGCTCGCTCAGTTCATCATCGGCAGAAGATTGGCTTCGTCGGTCATTCCCGATCGCAAGAGCTCAATCTCTGTTTT
This window contains:
- a CDS encoding transglycosylase domain-containing protein, with translation MRITNYIYNKLLSIFFSQRGARLCITGSSITTLRDIAITVKSIEIKAHIINVKNLYFALFSRKAIVKFSVSNATVQEDNRRLLALDNATIKIKYKNTQNFQLTISLPDIGALFIQRDKEEIFFKATASTVNIINLLPQEFFCRESISQSIQSGIAILAYFNNEANVAIPRLNYIVNGFKPKSPSPNAGQKIKNWIIEALKSKSHLSSNYIQYDDFPQLIRSIVICTEDPAFYLHKGVCPYAMGLIVKSIISAQLPHGGGSTLTQQLMRNAFLSGEKDINRKIKEIAMSLIAENHFHLSKHDILEIYLNMAEMGKGIYGFGDASFHYFGKPIDRLNVIETLTLTYMLPRPIYFEDALVKKTEQLKRNLKKHILKFLPILFYKNVINEIPDIFPISGIDFTMPYGTLTFSVPHKLKSVDYIIIHCSATPVNLDCDVNTIRCMHLGQGFDDIGYHWVIKRDGTVETGREEELEGAHCMGYNHNSIGICYVGGLDGNGLAANTMTAAQEASMIALCVKLKKKFPSAEIVGHNQLCDKNCPCFDVARWVKQNKL
- a CDS encoding galactosyltransferase-related protein — protein: METSSDILSILILYRGDSIRRLYNLKAVVASLLPFDGIEIHVREADRVNHHVVERMLQYVVNYEFVEDTDSILHKTLHFNQMLTCITTPYVGIWDCDVIAYPESVEECMRELTTGNAAMALPYNGVCLDTSRVIADIYMRDYDFMTLKNHSQLMPKLQPHRLTGGAVLMNRETFRLLGDENENYYGWGDDDFDRYIRFYNAQEKIFRSNTPLFHLTHPRGENSNFNSPLLALASKTELSKTINCKR
- a CDS encoding outer membrane beta-barrel family protein, yielding MTTNRLIACLAACLILVVQHVQAQQVSVELRTSGVNSVPSKVTLFQDTVAVASESFRTMKFTLPNVAFNRLRLEAQNYKDVYLDYNHNDTLLIVYMQRDTTVQLKEVVVRATTTMKTEGTSTKYLNVAEGYLGTFHSGMETLEWTPGLMRINGAITVPGRGVPLIYVDNRRLSSQKELNSILSKDISSIEIIREPGGEYPPGTTSVIKIKMKKHLHDYVSLSPNVRYTQRSHNAGIATALNANFKFNKVSGELSAEYSHGGSRPSSTSSTIVDNLETKQHAEEYNTTNDARYRSNDVQVFAGMSYDINSKSRLQAQYSGSFEHGNTRTHTAIETLLPSYMLQSYMSKERSRNRAHNVGMGYYLDAEKTTLSMRVAYNDIHRNLDNTLSANGTATPAIISNPVHYKAWVTYAELQQQLGKGALSAGYTGTFSSNSNNYITNNVGRLADVTNDVLSSYVNYSHDIKSVNLSGGLAYSHYYLKCEENDAEPFSKRYDMVLPSAAIKWNIKGKSLTLSYKRSGYAPPYYQLNPNVEFIDSLNYYVGNLNLHHTKSNNLSLSFGQLKNFTTSLEYTWRNNQTVDSYTPYDKVKNAILTQPCNGGKYNEVAYNLTYGMWQRKYNVFATSILTWSRNRYPFLGGIDTQHQLNWLLMLNARYTIAGKYDLFTNSWYQSPRRFGNQRMGHTLGANVGISASYFKDKLQVTLAGYDLLNKSVSPSSSRTYSNNVTRYSRFDYDGRCVSLSITYTFNTVRTSFERDDSSDEYTRRTESR